One segment of Pseudoalteromonas rubra DNA contains the following:
- a CDS encoding lipoprotein-releasing ABC transporter permease subunit — protein MLSVFISNRLRASKHQAGMIGFLSKSSTLGVMLGVAVLIVALSVINGFEQQLKTRLLSVVPHVAYQAPYDPISSWPDKVRLLEAQQGILAAAPEISVTAMVQFRGELKAAEVKGIDFLSHHKVSDVGQFITDTSLSELTDNDIVLGRHIATELGLERGDKVTLLVANPQAASPLAAPKRLNFVLADVISMGGPIDRSLALVSVKRLQQAMGLSDDEVTGLRAKVEDVFSAHQVAMAAGRALPDLVYVNSWFRTQGSLYQDIQMVRTIVYLVVFLIIAVASFNIVSSMVMEVKEKQADIAILKTMGTRDSTIFATFAIQGVSYALIGALVGLFVGILLALNISDLFRAWIELDGDNPLQGVYFIEFLPSQLDWIDVVSVLSITLVISVLSCLYPAWQAVKVDPARVLGG, from the coding sequence ATGTTGAGTGTGTTTATCAGTAACCGATTACGTGCTTCCAAGCATCAGGCTGGTATGATTGGGTTTTTGAGTAAATCATCAACGCTCGGTGTCATGCTGGGGGTGGCGGTGCTTATTGTCGCACTCTCAGTGATCAATGGGTTTGAACAACAGCTGAAAACCCGCTTACTTTCTGTGGTACCCCATGTGGCGTACCAGGCGCCTTACGACCCTATTTCCAGTTGGCCTGACAAAGTACGATTGCTGGAAGCTCAGCAAGGTATCTTGGCCGCCGCCCCTGAAATATCTGTCACTGCTATGGTCCAGTTTCGTGGTGAGCTAAAAGCGGCGGAAGTGAAGGGAATAGATTTTCTCTCTCATCATAAGGTGTCAGATGTGGGTCAGTTTATTACTGACACTTCACTAAGCGAGTTGACCGACAATGATATCGTTTTAGGTCGGCATATTGCGACTGAGTTGGGTTTAGAGCGCGGGGATAAAGTCACACTGTTAGTGGCAAATCCACAAGCCGCTTCTCCTCTGGCTGCCCCAAAGCGGCTTAACTTTGTGTTGGCGGATGTGATTAGTATGGGAGGACCTATTGATCGGTCGTTGGCTTTGGTTTCTGTGAAGAGGTTGCAGCAGGCAATGGGGCTGTCTGACGATGAAGTGACCGGGCTCCGTGCAAAAGTTGAGGATGTATTCTCTGCTCATCAGGTCGCAATGGCAGCAGGCCGGGCTTTACCTGATCTGGTCTACGTCAATAGTTGGTTTCGTACGCAGGGGAGCCTTTATCAGGATATTCAAATGGTCAGGACAATAGTGTATCTGGTCGTGTTTCTGATCATCGCTGTCGCCAGTTTTAATATCGTGTCGTCTATGGTAATGGAAGTGAAAGAAAAGCAAGCGGATATTGCGATTTTAAAAACCATGGGTACCAGAGATAGCACTATTTTTGCGACCTTCGCGATACAGGGGGTCAGCTATGCCCTAATAGGTGCCCTGGTTGGTCTGTTTGTCGGCATTTTGTTGGCGCTGAATATTTCCGACTTATTCCGTGCCTGGATTGAGCTTGATGGTGATAATCCATTGCAGGGCGTTTATTTTATTGAATTTTTGCCCAGCCAGTTGGATTGGATCGACGTGGTTTCAGTGTTGTCTATTACGCTTGTTATTTCGGTACTATCTTGCCTTTATCCGGCCTGGCAGGCCGTAAAAGTAGATCCAGCCAGGGTTTTGGGTGGTTAG
- a CDS encoding sensor domain-containing phosphodiesterase, with product MKNQLSQLLHIAYLSYDRQGQIISISDAAERMLGLKPGDILSQKLVFIDEDFNELNLSEILFDPIFDQIELGVSIDNSSVTWVRLYSFRQDDQYYIRLEPVEELISVRRLNKQLAIRDPHTGLLYRDAFINKIKEQPHQGTICCVRICNFQRISEVWNIGVANLVFMEILARFQGEFDKGIFSKHSSDCYCVFIPDTVPLNIETLYKQLNEPFNFNGNSFYSNVSLGYYKEQPNDDHELSLNKAEMATFDALSDHNRLVEFKETLARQIERQNKIETGLRSALYQDNLADSFEVVFQPIHDTKTERLIGAECLMRWELDGQPIPPTEFIPIIESTGEINKLTLFTLSQINKLKSLLAQEHIEARQFRFAINISVVEILDVNFTTRLLQTLEKLSLNPAKIKLELTESALIDNFNYINEILQKLQSEGLMISIDDFGTGYSSLSYLCKLHFDEIKIDRAFVTNVVNDGKMQSLFNSIVSLAKNLDKPLVAEGIEQLDQMIYAKAKGVEYIQGYYYSKPLSINDFVEYVVADKSSYLHFEE from the coding sequence ATGAAAAACCAACTGAGTCAACTACTGCACATTGCTTATCTTAGCTATGACAGGCAGGGGCAGATCATCTCCATCTCGGATGCTGCCGAGCGTATGCTAGGCCTAAAGCCTGGCGACATACTATCGCAAAAGCTGGTTTTTATTGATGAGGACTTTAATGAGCTCAATCTCAGTGAAATCCTGTTCGATCCTATATTTGACCAAATTGAGCTGGGCGTCAGTATCGATAATAGCAGCGTTACCTGGGTCAGACTCTACAGCTTCAGACAAGATGACCAATATTACATCAGGCTTGAGCCTGTCGAAGAGCTGATCTCCGTCAGGCGCCTAAATAAGCAGCTCGCAATCCGTGATCCCCACACCGGATTACTGTATCGAGATGCCTTCATTAACAAAATTAAAGAGCAACCTCATCAGGGCACTATTTGCTGTGTCCGGATCTGTAATTTTCAGCGTATTTCCGAAGTCTGGAATATTGGTGTTGCCAACTTGGTATTTATGGAGATCCTGGCACGATTCCAGGGAGAATTTGATAAAGGGATATTCTCTAAACACTCTTCCGACTGTTACTGCGTGTTTATTCCCGATACGGTTCCACTGAACATCGAAACCTTATACAAGCAACTGAATGAGCCTTTTAATTTTAACGGCAACAGTTTCTACAGCAATGTCTCACTGGGCTACTATAAAGAACAGCCCAATGACGACCATGAGTTAAGTCTTAACAAAGCGGAAATGGCAACCTTTGATGCGCTATCAGACCACAACCGTCTGGTCGAATTCAAAGAAACGCTGGCCAGGCAAATTGAACGACAGAATAAAATTGAAACCGGACTGCGCAGCGCCCTTTATCAGGATAACCTGGCGGATAGCTTTGAAGTGGTATTCCAGCCAATTCATGATACCAAAACAGAACGTCTGATTGGGGCTGAGTGCCTGATGCGCTGGGAACTTGACGGTCAGCCTATTCCTCCTACCGAATTTATTCCAATCATTGAAAGTACGGGAGAGATTAACAAGCTAACGCTATTTACGCTCAGTCAGATTAATAAGTTAAAGAGTTTACTTGCACAAGAGCACATTGAGGCACGCCAGTTTCGTTTTGCAATCAACATTAGTGTTGTTGAAATTCTCGATGTTAACTTCACCACCCGATTGCTGCAAACGCTGGAAAAGCTGTCGCTTAACCCCGCCAAAATTAAGCTGGAGCTCACTGAATCAGCCCTGATCGATAACTTTAACTATATTAATGAGATACTACAAAAACTACAAAGCGAAGGGCTGATGATATCGATTGATGATTTTGGTACCGGTTACTCCAGTCTGAGCTATTTGTGTAAACTGCATTTTGATGAAATTAAAATTGACCGTGCCTTTGTCACCAATGTCGTCAATGACGGAAAAATGCAGTCGCTGTTCAATTCCATTGTGTCGCTGGCAAAAAATCTCGATAAACCGCTGGTCGCAGAAGGCATAGAACAATTAGACCAGATGATCTATGCCAAAGCCAAAGGGGTTGAATATATACAGGGGTATTACTATAGCAAGCCGCTGAGTATTAACGATTTTGTCGAGTATGTTGTCGCCGATAAATCCAGCTATCTGCATTTTGAAGAGTAG
- a CDS encoding protein-glutamate methylesterase/protein-glutamine glutaminase produces the protein MTSVFIIDDSALMRQVMSEIIAHERTLIVSGTAPDPIIAERKMNLNWPDVILLDVEMPKMNGITFLKKIMQERPTPVIICSALAQEKTTTAMEALACGAVDVIAKPTHGLGDFLHSDSVSQIIDAIKGATKAKVRQLKYLEEGTFRELHTTEEVLPAHKTAQPPDSAGKVIAIGASTGGTEAIARLLQQLPAHSPPIVIVQHMPGKFTAAFAQRLNDITPHKVEEGQTATRIRHGHVYIAPGGQHMLVKRQGSDYYLEIRDGPLVSRHKPSVDVLFRSVAQSVGNHALGIILTGMGNDGASGLLEMKQKGAVTFAESESSCVVFGMPKEAIARGAVDKIYALSNLPYQIQKALG, from the coding sequence ATGACCAGCGTCTTCATCATCGATGATTCCGCCCTGATGCGCCAAGTCATGAGTGAGATCATAGCCCATGAACGTACCTTAATTGTCAGCGGTACAGCCCCTGACCCAATCATTGCAGAACGAAAAATGAATTTGAATTGGCCGGATGTCATTCTGTTGGATGTGGAAATGCCTAAAATGAATGGCATCACTTTCCTGAAGAAAATTATGCAGGAACGCCCTACGCCGGTGATCATCTGCTCGGCACTGGCGCAGGAAAAAACCACCACCGCGATGGAAGCGCTTGCTTGTGGCGCTGTGGATGTGATTGCCAAACCCACTCACGGGCTGGGAGACTTTTTACACAGTGACTCAGTATCCCAGATCATTGACGCTATCAAAGGGGCGACTAAAGCCAAAGTTCGTCAACTCAAATACCTCGAAGAAGGCACCTTTCGTGAACTACATACGACAGAAGAAGTGCTACCTGCCCACAAAACAGCGCAGCCACCTGACAGTGCGGGAAAAGTGATTGCTATTGGTGCTTCGACAGGCGGTACAGAGGCAATCGCCCGGCTTTTACAGCAGCTGCCAGCCCATTCACCGCCGATTGTTATCGTACAGCATATGCCAGGTAAGTTTACGGCTGCGTTCGCCCAACGCCTCAATGACATCACACCACATAAGGTAGAAGAAGGACAAACTGCCACTCGCATCCGCCACGGCCATGTTTATATCGCCCCGGGAGGCCAGCATATGTTGGTAAAACGTCAAGGCTCGGACTACTATTTAGAGATACGCGATGGACCACTTGTCAGCCGTCACAAGCCTTCGGTGGATGTGTTGTTTCGCTCCGTAGCCCAGTCGGTAGGCAATCATGCCCTTGGTATTATTCTAACTGGCATGGGCAATGACGGCGCAAGTGGTTTACTGGAAATGAAGCAAAAGGGGGCTGTGACCTTTGCAGAAAGCGAATCCAGTTGTGTGGTGTTTGGTATGCCAAAAGAAGCCATCGCGAGGGGGGCCGTCGATAAAATCTATGCGCTGAGTAACCTCCCTTACCAGATCCAAAAAGCGCTTGGGTGA
- a CDS encoding CheR family methyltransferase: MAISTVEFQQLNRLFEQHTGISLGKNKADIVASRLASRLRAKRCPSFSKYYRLLMTPEGKDELQVFIDKLTTHETYFFREQAQFEFLYHYYQHNRPRHSPIRAWSAACSSGEEAYSLAMILDDLFYNRPWHVIGTDISEMSVLMARNARYAISTVGKIPKRYRIRYCMKGTGKNADNFTLISTLKKQCSFQEDNLLKLTTVDFSFDVIFLRNVLIYFDKSKQQAILNNIIKRLNHGGLLFLGHSEAMRDKPACLQTLSPCIYKKVTL, translated from the coding sequence ATGGCGATTTCAACTGTGGAGTTTCAGCAACTCAACCGTCTGTTTGAGCAGCATACCGGGATCAGCCTGGGTAAAAACAAAGCGGATATCGTGGCAAGTCGTCTTGCCAGTCGCCTGCGCGCTAAACGCTGCCCTTCTTTCAGCAAGTATTATCGCTTGTTAATGACACCCGAAGGAAAAGATGAGCTGCAAGTTTTTATTGATAAACTCACCACGCATGAGACCTACTTTTTCAGGGAACAGGCCCAGTTTGAGTTTCTTTATCACTATTATCAGCACAATCGTCCACGACACTCTCCCATTCGGGCCTGGAGCGCCGCCTGCTCGAGCGGAGAAGAGGCTTACTCACTGGCGATGATACTGGACGATTTATTCTATAACCGGCCATGGCATGTTATCGGCACAGATATTTCTGAAATGTCTGTGTTGATGGCCAGAAATGCGCGCTATGCCATATCTACCGTAGGCAAAATTCCCAAGCGTTATCGGATCCGTTATTGCATGAAAGGAACGGGCAAAAATGCCGATAACTTCACGCTGATTTCGACGCTAAAAAAACAATGTAGCTTTCAGGAAGACAACCTGTTGAAGTTGACCACGGTTGATTTTTCATTTGATGTGATTTTTCTGCGTAATGTACTCATCTACTTTGACAAATCCAAGCAACAAGCCATCCTGAATAATATCATCAAACGTTTAAACCATGGCGGTTTACTCTTTTTGGGACATTCGGAAGCCATGCGAGATAAGCCTGCTTGTCTGCAAACTCTGAGCCCCTGCATATACAAGAAGGTGACCTTATGA
- a CDS encoding chemotaxis protein CheW codes for MNSAPTLTDNNKTNEELHSLLVSIGYDTFGIPIESVKEVIELTDTTMVPMCNQVIRGVINVRGSVIPVLDMQHRLMLKNPQPYNKYSCIVLYDFYDPSLDEVMTLGMLVSSVMSIQFINCTQLEDSPSFGANIPRHFVWKMAKINNQLTILLDMNSVLNISEINTQLKSSQTEFFTRFCQR; via the coding sequence ATGAATTCAGCGCCCACTCTGACGGACAACAATAAGACCAACGAAGAACTTCATTCACTGTTAGTGTCGATCGGCTATGATACCTTTGGCATTCCGATAGAGTCCGTGAAAGAAGTCATTGAGCTGACCGACACGACGATGGTACCTATGTGCAATCAGGTGATCCGGGGCGTGATCAACGTCCGGGGCAGTGTTATCCCTGTTCTGGATATGCAGCACCGCCTGATGCTGAAAAATCCTCAGCCTTACAACAAATATAGTTGTATCGTGTTATATGACTTTTATGACCCCAGTCTGGACGAAGTTATGACCCTCGGCATGCTGGTCAGCAGCGTGATGTCTATTCAGTTTATCAATTGCACTCAGCTGGAGGACTCCCCCTCTTTCGGGGCCAATATCCCCCGTCACTTTGTCTGGAAAATGGCTAAAATTAATAATCAGCTCACTATTTTGCTGGACATGAACAGTGTACTCAATATCAGTGAGATAAATACGCAACTGAAGTCCTCTCAGACTGAATTCTTCACCCGATTTTGTCAGCGTTAG
- a CDS encoding chemotaxis protein CheW, with the protein MSELIHDPVTAAYDLDKYLAFELNGASYSISISIVREIMEYIEVDKIPMAPDFIIGAINLRGLVIPVFDLSVRLNKPAQPNTNRTCIIVAECNYKAQNITVGLKVDMVTKVLDIPAHEIDQVPSIAGQFHSRFVYGLAKLTDNLMTILDITKILTLDDVQLFDDLQQHNKQLALELTLDSDPAHSYEER; encoded by the coding sequence ATGAGTGAATTGATCCATGACCCAGTCACCGCAGCCTATGATCTTGATAAGTATCTGGCTTTTGAGCTCAATGGCGCATCGTATTCAATCAGTATTTCCATTGTCAGAGAGATCATGGAATATATCGAAGTGGATAAAATTCCCATGGCACCTGATTTCATTATTGGTGCCATCAACCTCAGAGGGTTAGTCATACCTGTTTTTGACTTATCCGTTCGACTGAACAAACCTGCACAACCTAATACCAATCGTACCTGTATTATCGTTGCTGAGTGCAACTATAAAGCGCAGAATATTACTGTCGGCCTGAAAGTCGATATGGTCACTAAGGTGCTGGATATTCCTGCACATGAAATTGACCAGGTGCCTAGTATTGCTGGTCAGTTTCATAGCCGTTTTGTGTATGGTTTGGCAAAACTAACAGACAATCTGATGACAATACTGGACATAACCAAAATACTGACGCTGGATGATGTGCAGTTGTTTGACGACTTACAGCAACATAATAAACAACTTGCACTGGAACTGACACTCGACTCTGACCCCGCACACTCATACGAGGAAAGGTGA
- a CDS encoding methyl-accepting chemotaxis protein, which yields MFKNLTIKNKIILAMFTMGLLLLVIAMSVQMKNGRIEGFATNVGQYDIPEAIYALNMLDELGDMNSNVLEYIAGEADEKADFLSNYSEFTNYLEDLKRLNSVDTSYIRQLEDLVRRYASENQELIFDRFDPLQEEKAVEKYEYINREFAEPLESLLDSQKEAEVADAGSSGDFAEVVNDDLPGVRYYLELIDEQGDMMGSLNAYMRGRVGATAAFEKDARTFSNFLSELKPLERKPLEIKAIGDIERMYLGLYNGGKEIFAMYDPKQKIQASKDVDRLEHDIFSKIEEILEKISNEAIAESTTSLNDLMSAARDSIKLVWGLLIVAIVLAVATAAFLIRGIVLPINALAEAAEDLRSGEGDLTRRIPDFGNDEIGQTAQSFNGFIERLQNILLDIQESVESIAHSTNEVSTTSRMLSSTSNQLAASVEETSASLEQMSSSISMNTENSKMTNDIAKQSSSEANDGGQAVKDTVQAMTQIAEKIGIIEDIAYKTNLLALNAAIEAARAGEHGKGFAVVADEVRKLAERSQVAAQDISTLADNSVKIAQHAGAMLDRMVPNIGKTADLVQEITAASTEQSTSVAEINRTVAQLDEIAQQNASASEELASTAKMVQDQTGDIRSTVGYFKLSNNGRSHKGRQSHVIHDSSHSREDGYTPFDE from the coding sequence ATGTTTAAAAATCTGACCATTAAAAACAAGATCATTCTGGCCATGTTTACCATGGGGCTGCTGTTGCTGGTGATTGCCATGTCTGTGCAAATGAAAAACGGCCGGATTGAAGGATTTGCCACCAATGTCGGACAATACGACATACCTGAAGCTATTTATGCGCTGAATATGCTGGATGAACTGGGGGACATGAACAGCAATGTGCTGGAATACATTGCCGGTGAGGCCGACGAAAAAGCAGATTTTTTGTCAAACTACAGTGAATTCACTAACTACCTCGAAGACCTTAAGCGACTCAATTCTGTTGATACCAGCTACATTCGTCAACTGGAAGATTTAGTACGTCGCTATGCCAGCGAAAATCAGGAGCTGATTTTTGACCGATTTGACCCCCTTCAGGAAGAAAAAGCGGTCGAAAAATATGAGTACATCAATCGAGAGTTCGCGGAGCCGCTCGAAAGTTTACTTGATTCCCAAAAAGAGGCCGAAGTGGCTGATGCCGGTAGCAGTGGCGACTTTGCCGAAGTGGTCAACGATGATTTGCCCGGGGTACGCTACTATCTGGAGCTGATTGACGAACAAGGCGACATGATGGGGTCACTGAATGCTTATATGCGTGGCCGAGTTGGTGCAACCGCTGCCTTTGAAAAAGACGCCCGTACCTTTTCTAATTTTCTATCAGAGCTCAAACCTCTGGAAAGAAAACCACTGGAAATTAAAGCCATTGGTGACATAGAGCGTATGTATCTGGGTCTCTACAACGGTGGTAAAGAAATTTTCGCTATGTATGACCCAAAACAAAAGATCCAGGCTTCCAAAGATGTGGACCGACTGGAGCACGATATCTTTAGTAAAATAGAAGAGATACTGGAAAAGATCTCCAACGAAGCGATAGCTGAGAGCACCACTTCACTCAACGATCTTATGTCTGCCGCCCGGGACAGTATTAAGCTTGTCTGGGGCTTACTTATCGTTGCCATCGTCCTCGCCGTCGCTACCGCCGCTTTTTTGATACGAGGCATAGTACTGCCTATCAATGCGCTGGCTGAAGCGGCCGAAGATCTGCGTTCAGGGGAAGGCGATCTGACCCGCCGTATACCGGATTTTGGTAATGACGAAATAGGTCAAACCGCACAAAGCTTCAATGGCTTTATCGAGCGACTGCAAAATATCCTGCTGGACATCCAGGAGTCTGTTGAGTCCATTGCCCACAGTACTAATGAAGTGAGCACCACTTCTCGCATGCTCAGTTCCACTTCCAACCAGCTGGCAGCCAGCGTGGAAGAAACCTCCGCCTCGCTGGAACAAATGAGTTCGTCCATTTCAATGAATACCGAAAACTCCAAAATGACCAATGACATTGCCAAGCAATCCAGCAGCGAGGCAAACGATGGTGGCCAGGCTGTAAAAGACACTGTTCAGGCCATGACCCAGATAGCAGAGAAAATCGGCATCATCGAAGACATCGCATATAAAACCAATCTCCTGGCTTTGAATGCCGCCATTGAAGCGGCCAGAGCCGGTGAACATGGTAAGGGCTTCGCGGTGGTGGCTGATGAAGTACGTAAGCTCGCAGAGCGTTCTCAAGTTGCCGCACAGGACATCAGTACACTTGCCGACAACAGCGTTAAAATCGCACAACACGCAGGCGCCATGCTCGACAGAATGGTACCCAACATTGGCAAGACCGCAGATTTGGTACAGGAGATCACCGCTGCATCGACGGAACAAAGCACCAGTGTGGCTGAGATTAATCGAACCGTGGCTCAGCTTGATGAAATTGCGCAACAAAATGCATCCGCATCTGAGGAGCTCGCCTCAACGGCCAAAATGGTTCAGGATCAAACAGGAGATATTCGCTCGACCGTGGGCTACTTTAAATTGAGTAACAATGGCCGCAGCCACAAAGGGCGTCAGTCTCATGTCATTCACGACAGTAGCCATAGCCGCGAAGATGGTTACACCCCATTTGATGAGTAA
- a CDS encoding chemotaxis protein CheA, translated as MSVDLSAAITTFVSESKELLADMENSLLDMEASDAGADQEETINAIFRAIHTIKGSAGLFGFDYVVSLTHIAETVLDDVRNGNREMSKPLLSLYLETGDLCEELILLAASDNEPSAHQLTQLAALSGQFSEFIDDAALPQDNIATSDIHMQPQNGIWFICFVPNENVLRNGLDPFPFIHFLNNEVTELEVATNVIPLNAQTPYDPESCYLAFLMLFRTSQNKEAIEEIFEFIKNDAVIEILPPAQCSYDAIQACARYFPEPSQFQSTLSQLTQSLLPKESPASALDDNPITSPKDKKKNKVHSSKTLRVEAMKLDRLIDQVGEMVITGARTNLLAHETGNETLIEAMALLERLVENIRDSSLKLRMVQIGETFNKFKRVVRDVSDELGKEVELNIIGADTELDKTFVEKVSDPLMHIIRNAIDHGIETPDERVAAGKPACGQLTLKAYHDSGSIVIEIQDDGQGLDQSKILARAIENGLISAEHSLQDKEINLLIFEPGFSTAAAVTSISGRGVGMDVVKRNVESLRGSVEVDSTKGLGSKIIIRLPLTLSIIDGFMFTVGDEDYVIPLDTVVECLELHEVVSESDIQDKNYINLRTEVLPFIRLRSLFGIEQQIEHTKESLVIVQFGTLRAGLVVDSLQGEFQTVVKPLGRLFEGLKCISGATILGSGKVAIILDVSALIRTAITMYEQLELKH; from the coding sequence ATGTCTGTTGATTTAAGCGCGGCCATTACCACCTTTGTCAGTGAGTCCAAAGAGCTTCTGGCCGACATGGAAAACTCTCTGCTGGATATGGAAGCCAGTGACGCTGGTGCCGATCAGGAAGAAACCATCAACGCCATCTTCCGCGCCATTCACACCATTAAAGGCAGTGCAGGCTTGTTTGGTTTTGACTACGTCGTAAGCCTGACCCACATTGCAGAAACAGTACTGGACGATGTTCGAAACGGCAATCGGGAAATGAGCAAACCCTTGCTCTCTCTATACCTCGAAACGGGTGACTTATGCGAGGAACTGATCCTGCTCGCCGCGTCGGACAATGAACCCAGTGCACACCAGCTGACCCAACTTGCTGCTCTGAGCGGCCAGTTCAGTGAGTTTATCGACGATGCTGCTCTTCCCCAGGATAACATTGCCACCTCAGACATCCACATGCAGCCGCAAAATGGCATCTGGTTTATTTGCTTTGTTCCAAACGAAAATGTACTGCGTAATGGCCTCGACCCCTTCCCTTTTATTCATTTTCTTAATAACGAAGTGACCGAACTTGAAGTCGCCACCAATGTTATTCCTCTGAATGCCCAAACCCCTTATGACCCCGAGTCCTGCTACCTGGCGTTCCTGATGCTGTTTCGTACAAGTCAAAACAAAGAGGCGATAGAAGAGATTTTCGAGTTTATCAAAAACGATGCGGTCATAGAGATTTTACCACCTGCTCAGTGCAGTTACGATGCAATCCAGGCATGCGCACGATACTTCCCGGAACCATCTCAGTTCCAGTCAACCCTGTCACAGCTCACTCAGTCACTTTTACCGAAAGAATCGCCCGCATCAGCACTGGATGATAACCCTATAACCTCCCCCAAAGATAAGAAGAAAAACAAAGTACACAGCAGCAAAACCTTGCGGGTCGAAGCAATGAAGCTCGACAGGTTGATTGATCAAGTCGGGGAAATGGTCATTACCGGTGCCAGAACGAATCTGCTTGCCCACGAAACAGGCAACGAAACCCTGATAGAAGCCATGGCACTACTTGAAAGGTTAGTTGAGAACATTCGTGACAGCTCACTTAAACTCAGAATGGTGCAAATTGGCGAAACCTTTAATAAATTCAAACGCGTTGTTCGGGATGTATCTGACGAACTGGGTAAAGAGGTGGAGCTCAATATTATTGGCGCGGATACCGAGCTGGATAAAACCTTTGTTGAGAAAGTCAGCGATCCGCTTATGCATATCATCCGCAATGCTATAGACCATGGTATCGAAACACCTGACGAGCGTGTCGCCGCAGGCAAGCCTGCCTGTGGCCAGCTAACGCTGAAGGCCTATCATGACTCTGGTTCAATTGTGATAGAGATCCAGGATGATGGTCAGGGGTTAGATCAGAGCAAAATCCTGGCTCGCGCAATCGAAAACGGCTTAATAAGCGCAGAGCACTCTTTGCAGGACAAAGAAATTAACCTGCTTATCTTTGAACCTGGCTTTTCAACCGCCGCTGCCGTGACCAGTATCTCGGGCCGTGGCGTGGGCATGGACGTGGTAAAACGCAATGTTGAAAGCTTGCGGGGCAGCGTGGAAGTCGACAGTACCAAAGGGCTGGGCTCCAAAATTATTATTCGCCTGCCGCTGACTTTATCCATTATTGACGGGTTTATGTTTACCGTTGGCGACGAGGATTACGTGATCCCCCTAGATACTGTGGTTGAGTGCCTGGAACTCCACGAGGTGGTCTCTGAGTCCGATATTCAGGATAAAAACTACATCAACCTCAGAACTGAGGTCCTGCCTTTTATTCGTCTGCGCTCCCTGTTTGGGATAGAGCAGCAAATTGAACATACGAAGGAATCACTGGTTATCGTCCAGTTTGGCACGCTCAGAGCCGGTCTGGTCGTCGACTCATTGCAAGGAGAGTTTCAGACCGTTGTAAAACCCCTGGGGAGGCTGTTCGAAGGCCTCAAATGTATCAGCGGAGCAACCATACTCGGCAGTGGCAAAGTTGCCATCATTCTGGATGTATCTGCCCTGATCCGCACCGCAATTACGATGTATGAGCAATTAGAGCTCAAGCATTAG
- a CDS encoding STAS domain-containing protein — translation MSECFKFPAELTIYEVQDVHIELSAFLEGKQTVELDLSQVEELDSAGIQLTAWLVNHCRTTGVQINALTLSDLLTARLTLLNVSLAAPNKSEL, via the coding sequence ATGTCTGAGTGTTTTAAGTTCCCAGCAGAATTAACCATCTACGAAGTACAAGATGTGCATATTGAGCTCAGTGCGTTTTTAGAGGGCAAACAGACGGTAGAGCTCGACTTAAGCCAGGTCGAAGAGCTCGACAGCGCAGGGATCCAGTTGACAGCCTGGCTGGTGAATCACTGTCGGACAACAGGGGTACAGATTAATGCCCTCACCCTGTCAGATCTGCTAACAGCCAGGCTAACCCTGTTGAATGTGTCCCTGGCCGCTCCAAATAAAAGCGAACTTTAA
- a CDS encoding response regulator, with product MSKTILVVDDSDSLRQVVNIALTGAGYQVIEACDGKDALSKLTGSKVHLIISDVNMPNMNGIEFVKNVKQLPQYKFTPVIMLTTENQQSMMEEGKKAGAKAWMVKPFKPAQMLQAVSKLLMM from the coding sequence ATGAGTAAAACCATTTTAGTTGTAGATGATTCTGATTCTTTAAGACAGGTCGTAAATATTGCGCTGACAGGGGCTGGCTATCAGGTTATTGAAGCCTGCGATGGCAAAGATGCACTCAGTAAACTCACCGGTAGCAAAGTTCACCTGATAATCAGTGACGTCAATATGCCCAATATGAACGGCATTGAGTTCGTCAAAAATGTCAAACAGCTACCACAATACAAATTTACACCCGTCATTATGCTGACCACTGAAAATCAACAGAGCATGATGGAAGAAGGCAAAAAAGCAGGCGCAAAAGCCTGGATGGTCAAACCATTTAAGCCAGCACAAATGCTTCAAGCCGTCTCTAAGTTATTGATGATGTGA